A genomic window from Plutella xylostella chromosome 23, ilPluXylo3.1, whole genome shotgun sequence includes:
- the LOC105386436 gene encoding protein couch potato gives MELALCQSMDSVNTATTEEEVRTLFVSGLPMDAKPRELYLLFRAYEGYEGSLLKVTSKNGKTASPVGFVTFHTRAGAEAAKQDLQQGVRFDPDMPQTIRLEFAKSNTKVSKPKPAVATAAPAAHPALMHPLTGHLASPFFPGGGELWHHPLAYGGELPTLSHGLVHPAIHPQMAPTPLTLGACVLPAPALGSPGAAGPPPAHPGHPSHAAHPAPPCSTLFVANLGQFVSEHELKEIFSSCPGFSRLRLLAGGAGGSAAPVAFVDFASATDAGAALSRLQGALLLSSEGAIHLEYARHKMAHNGWILAHEGAKGGEEGEQH, from the exons GTGCGGACTCTTTTTGTGAGCGGCCTGCCCATGGACGCCAAGCCTCGAGAACTATACCTGTTGTTCCGAGCATATGAG GGCTACGAGGGATCACTACTGAAAGTGACCAGCAAGAATGGCAAAACAGCATCG CCGGTGGGGTTCGTGACGTTCCACACTCGCGCCGGCGCGGAAGCCGCCAAGCAGGACCTTCAG CAGGGTGTCCGGTTCGACCCCGACATGCCGCAAACGATTCGGCTGGAGTTCGCTAAAAGCAACACGAAGGTCAGCAAGCCCAAGCCGGCAGTTGCCACGGCCGCGCCAGCCGCACACCCCGCATTGATGCACCCTCTCACTGGAC ACTTAGCGTCGCCATTCTTCCCCGGAGGAGGGGAGTTGTGGCACCACCCGCTGGCGTACGGGGGCGAGCTGCCGACGCTGTCGCACGGGCTGGTGCACCCCGCCATCCACCCACAGATGGCTCCC ACCCCCCTGACGCTAGGAGCGTGCGTCCTGCCGGCGCCGGCGCTGGGCTCGCCCGGGGCCGCCGgcccgccccccgcgcacCCCGGCCACCCCTCGCACGCcgcgcaccccgcgccccccTGCTCCACCCTCTTCGTCGCCAATCTCGGCCAGTTCGTCTCTGAGCACGAACTCAAGGAGATATTCAGCAG CTGCCCCGGGTTCTCGCGGCTGCGGCTgctggcgggcggcgcgggcggctcGGCGGCTCCCGTCGCCTTCGTAGACTTCGCCAGCGCCACGGACGCGGGCGCTGCGCTGTCGCGCCTGCAGGGCGCCCTGCTCCTCAGCTCGGAGGGCGCCATCCATCTCGAATACGCCCGGCACAAGATGGCGCACAACGGCTGGATTCTCGCGCACGAA GGAGCCAAAGGCGGAGAAGAGGGCGAACAACATTAG